The genomic window ATGTCATAAAAGTTGCACCCGTTCTCGTCTTTAcctttttgcattattatttgtTAATAATATTACATACCGATATAGTATCAGTGAGTACTGTGAGCCATTTGACCGAATGAGCTGCTCATTGAGTATTTTGTGAGTTTTTTCTTTAGCTTTTGTGCTCTGTCGATAGCTTTGCTTTTGGCGCTCACATTTCACTGGACAATACTTTTCGTGAGTTAATTTGAGTTAAAAATCAACAACAGAAAGTTGTAAAATCAGCGTGTTGCTGATAAATATTAGATCACAATACTGATGTAATTGTGCTCATGTAAATATATTCGCTTACGTTTTAAACCGGAATACTGTCAATGGAAAGCGAAATAAACAGCGAGTGTAGTTTGGCTTTAGTTGAGGATGACTTAGTTCAGTAAGTACAAAACATGTTATAGAGTAATTTCAACGGTTTTCCTGGAATGGTCAAACAATACCGATGTCCCTGTGCTCTTTTGACAGTGTTCCCGTGATTCCTCCGGCTTGCTCGCCATGGAGCAGATCATCATCCGGCCTCTGGTCCACCGAGGGAAACTTCCAAACAGTATTAAAAGAAAATTCTGAACACCAAAACGGCACATTACCTTCCATCAAAGCAACCCATAGCCAAACGGTTCAGGTCTGAAAAACATTCTAATGACACATTGTTAACAGTGATGATCATCGAGGCCTAAGCGTAGTTTAATGTAGTTGCAATGTTGTCTCTACCACAGACAGATGACTCAACAGAGGAACGATCAACCAACACAAATGAGAACTGGGAATCAGACATGGTAAGGTCTCAACACGTTTTCTAaatgagagtgtatgtgtgacaTAGCCTTGTTGTGCTGGACAGGCCAAACTTGTTATTCATATTCTTTAGAGGGATGTATATCACAAATGTTATGTTGAGAATATGAAGTTGTGTGCACTTTCTTTACATTTTGAGGGAATTTTCTTTGTTGTTatgtggatatactgtatatttgaacctttttctctgtctctttagCATTCCATAGAAGATGACAGTATTGAGTTGAACCAGCATTACGAGGCTCTCAGGAAGCAGCATGAAGTAGAGCAGGATGAGCACAGTCAAAGTGTCAGCAGTCTGAAGAAGACGAGAGAAGACTGGAATCACAAGTACCAGGTCTAGTCTCACACCTGTACACCTTACatcaataaacatttttacacaaGGTGATTTGAGGTCTTTCTGGAACGCACCCTAGATGCTATATTTTGTTATTAGGGAGAGGTAATACTGTTTCCTGGAATTCTGTTAAGccacattttaattttgaatgtaattgttttgacattaataaaacatttttatcacacagtgttttattgaaaaaattgAGTCCTTACAAATTAAACTGGAGCTTAATAGCAGCAAGACCACCCGGAAAAACTTCATGGTAAAGCGGCAAGAGCTTACCGCTGAGAAAGAACGAATGGAAGAGGAGAAAACAAGGTAAATGGGCAATTCCAGCATTATGGATGTGACATGTtcagtgaaaatgtgaaatttaaCTTAATTTATAAAGTACTCCTTACCAGTAAATCAAACAATTTTTGTGTATAATCATAGACCCTTGGAGGTAGAGTCCAGACATGTTTCCGTCTGGACAATTTTGTTTTTCCGAGTTtagattaaaagtaaaaaaaaaaaaagttaagagcTTGCATTACAGATGtgacaaaaatttacattttgggagatcacacactttgtaaaaactctgttaATTGCattgcacaatccagaaataataatagtcaCAGCatttagaagggttggcactccttagaacatgtaatatttattttttattcattgtcGTTTTCACATAAATGGGAAAAGAAAAGAGCGTTACAGATGTGACATCTCTTCATTGCATGACAGTTGTGAAAGAACCACTTGCATCATGAGGGGAAACCATTCAAAATACTTTGAATTCTTTAGACTATGACCTCTGAGATATATTATGTTATAGTACCCATCAAGGCTTCATGATGAATTGAAATTGCCATTTTTCCATGATACGGTTGACATTTTAGTGGAATTTAACCCAAATCAAAATGGTTTGTTTGAGAATATGTCACACTCTATGGGTTTGAGTCACTGAAtttaaaaggtgtgtgtgtgtgtgtgtgttttagactGGCTCAGGAGTTGGAGGACACAGAAAGGAAACTGAAGATGCTGATTGAAGAACAGAGTCAAGAGAAGTAATGTTTCAAAGCAtaaaaaagaaacacatacaCTGTCTCTGGATCCGGCTCTGTCTTTATGTTGTTTCCGTCCTTTTGTATGTATAAGGCTGACCTGGGAGCAGGAAATAGCTGATTTGAGGGTGGAAATGGAGACGCTTTGCAGACAGGCAGAgcaagccaatcagacagctctTCAGGATGAGGTAGTCCCTGCATCCTCGCAGCACATTTCTTCTAcaaaattcattattattattattagctaacagtgtatttgtttttatgtgtttgtgtgagcagaTAGCTGCACTTGAGATGCAGAAAGAGGTTGCAATTTCTCAAGTGGAGGACTGGATTGTAGATGCTGAAAGATATCTTAATTCTCTTAGGTATAATGTATGAATTTGTTCTCATGATGAGGCTTTGAAACTGAACCTGCATGATTCACTCTCTTATGGATACACTGGGTTACTGTCTTATTTATTTGGGGCAAGTTTCAATCGCAAATCCAGTTATTATATTGTGATGTTCCTGATTTATTGAATCATGACATGGGTATCTCAATatgtattatattgtgttgtggttGGCGATACCATGCTCTATTGTTTTGATAGGTGTGTACAGTACGTACAACATGTCTCTTGTGCATAAAGATAATATGATTTCTTTGGAATTTGCACTTACTCTGGACAGAATAAATCCTACCCAGCAGCTCTTTCACCAGCGGCAGAAGTGGGAGCAGAACGTGGTGATGGTCCACAGTAGTCTGGCAGGACTGAAGGTGAGCGGAGGAGTTAATACTGGTGTCAAAAGATGAGGGATGAAGAGGCTTCTATCACTTTTTATCTCTGTCTTTCACAGGACAAGTTTAATGAAAACCATCAGCTCTTGCTAAGAGGTGAACAGTTGGACAGTTTACCTTCAATCCCCCTCCCCTCACTCCCACCAGTGCCTACAGTGAGtgtccatttattcatttatgacATTGCTTAATTTGATCAATGATCAATTAATTGATTACAACTCGCAAGCATGTTAGTTCTCTGGAGCCAATGTCATGATCAAATTAGTCCACCCATGAAACCGAGTCCCCATCGGACGTCAGATTGATTCCACTGGCTCATGAACTTTTAATGAGCACTGTATTCACTGCCTGAGAAGAAATCCTACAAAATCATTTTATGATGTATGGTGAAATAACTTTGTTAATATTCAAACGATTCTGAATTGATTCTCAAAAGAAACAGAATCGATTcggagttcagtttaaatcaaggcagagcagtggtgcgcgccaaagacagatgtggaaacaaagacgcAAGTTAAGTGCATATGCTAAATTCAAGTACACAAGCATGACTGTTTGCaaaccagctgtatcaaacacatgaccatttgtgcccgaatgaatCTTCGATcccgaaattctttcacaaacccacgcacataGCAACGGGGTTATTCGTGATGCGAAGCCCTCGATGCCTTTCTCTACTCTTGCACgctctccatttcattggcttttgtcatTGCCGGTCACTCGTTTGTCAGGACAGTGCCCACAAATGACTATAAAGGTTTTATCTTCTACTTGCAGAGCAAACAGATAGAACCATTTCATATGGGACacttgatacatttctgaagcaactaGTGCTATTTAAACCGCTTTACTATAACCTGTGCAGGAGAGGATAtgctgacagctgcactctcatagaAGCCGATATATCTCTCagcaacttccatttgtgtttaaaaacgaaaatgaatagcatggcatagattaattttaaataataattaaatactattcattgatttacaatgcttcaactgattatattattatttttatttttaagtaatagtattcagtgttttgatgaagaacatcattttttttttgtgcttttaagggatttttataaggttctaaagaaagaaactgaaaaactgagatattttttttaaatatagaaccatttatttatataattttgtggatgttccatgttttgttcacagctcatactaaatgtaaaaggccagtttatgtaatgtgactcattctgatttttaaaacagctgttaaataaaaagctgaaagggaaaaaatatagagagtaaaaaatgtattttgaagaaactgaaaaaaagaaagatattgatgGACAAGATGCGTTGTAATGCATTgagaatcgttttataatcgaatcgttaccctttgaatcgtaatcgaatcgtgaggccagtgaagattcacacctctagttAATATGatgttaaattacttttaaatcaTATGTTACACATAATAGTATAAAATCAAAAGTTTAGATCATGAAATTAGAGATTTCTTAttctgtgtgtttttcagttagctTACATTTAGCTAATGAACCacattattacaaaatatattaccGGTTTACATATCTTACAATCTTATATGCACAACAGCATTTATGAGGTTGTCAATTACATTTCTCTGcagtctaaatatatatatttgtttttctgaaAAATAATGTGTCCTGAGCAGATTAAACCAATGTTGCATGTTCGAGGACCGTTAAGGGAACCAAACGTCATGAAAATCATTagggttttaatataaaaaaaaataattatggaaACAGTTCTGAATAAGAACCGGTTCTTGTTTCCCAATCCTAATTTTGTATAATTTACTAGTAGACTGATCTGcagtacagtgaggaaaataagtatttgaacaccctgctattttgcaagttctcccacttggaaatcatggaggcgtctgaaattgtcatcgtaggtgcatgtccactgtgagagacataatctaaaaaaaaaaatccagaaatcacaatatatgatttttttaactatttatttgtatgatacagctgcaaataagtatttgaacacctgtctatcagctagaattctgaccctcaaagacctgttagtctgcctttaaaatgtccacctccactccatttattatcctaaattagatgcacctgttttaggtcgttagctgcataaagacacctgtccaccccatacaatcagtaagaatccagctactaacatggccaagaccaaagagctgtccaaagacactagagacaaaattgtacacctccacaagactggaaagggctacggggaaattgccaagcagcttggtgaaaaaaggttcactgttggagcaatcattagaaaatggaagaagctaaacatgactgtcaatctccctcggactggggctccatgcaagatctcacctcgtggggtctcaatgatcctaagaaaggtgagaaatcagcccagaactacacgggaggagctggtcaatgacctgaaaagagctgggaccaccgtttccaaggttactgttggtaatacactaagacgtcatggtttgaaatcatgcatggcacggaaggtacccctgcttaaaccagcacatgtcaaggcccgtcttaagtttgccaatgaccatttggatgatccagaggagtcatgggagaaagtcatgtggtcagatgagaccaaaataagacactttttggtcataattccactaaccgtgtttggaggaagaagaatgatgagtaccatcccaagaacaccatccctactgtgaagcatgggggtggtagcatcatgctttgggggtttttctgcacatgggacagggcgactgcactgtattaaggagaggatgaccggggccatgtattgcgagattttgggcaacaacctccttccctcagttagagcattgaagatgggtcgaggctgggtcttccaacatgacaatgacccgaagcacacagccaggataaccaaggagtggctctgtaagaagcatatcaaggttctggtatggcctagccagtctccagacctaaacccaatagagaatctttggagggagctcaaactccgtgtttctcagtgacagcccagaaacctgactgatctagagaagatctgtgtggaggagtgggccaaaatccctcctgcagtgtgtgcaaacctggtgaaaaactacaggaagcgtttgacctctgtaattgcaaacaaaggctactgtaccaaatattaacattgattttctcaggtgttcaaatacttatttgcagctgtatcatacaaataaatagttaaaaaatcatacattgtgatttctggatttttttttttattatgtctctcacagtggacatgcacctacgatgaccatttcagacccctccatgatttctaagtgggagaacttgcaaaatagcagggtgttcaaatacttattttcctcactgtatgtgatgtgtatattttatatttagttaTGTATCAGTAATTTGacatgtttttctattttttctttctAAAGTTCGAGTTGATACTGAATCCACTTCCTGTGTCCCACCCCATTTTCAACAGTGGCCCACCAGCTAGCACAGCAACTCCTCCTTTAGCTCATTCCCATATCCACTCTTC from Xyrauchen texanus isolate HMW12.3.18 chromosome 3, RBS_HiC_50CHRs, whole genome shotgun sequence includes these protein-coding regions:
- the rnf214 gene encoding LOW QUALITY PROTEIN: RING finger protein 214 (The sequence of the model RefSeq protein was modified relative to this genomic sequence to represent the inferred CDS: inserted 1 base in 1 codon), translated to MESEINSECSLALVEDDLVHVPVIPPACSPWSRSSSGLWSTEGNFQTVLKENSEHQNGTLPSIKATHSQTVQTDDSTEERSTNTNENWESDMHSIEDDSIELNQHYEALRKQHEVEQDEHSQSVSSLKKTREDWNHKYQCFIEKIESLQIKLELNSSKTTRKNFMVKRQELTAEKERMEEEKTRLAQELEDTERKLKMLIEEQSQEKLTWEQEIADLRVEMETLCRQAEQANQTALQDEIAALEMQKEVAISQVEDWIVDAERYLNSLRINPTQQLFHQRQKWEQNVVMVHSSLAGLKDKFNENHQLLLRGEQLDSLPSIPLPSLPPVPTFELILNPLPVSHPIFNSGPPASTATPPLAHSHIHSSATPPLIATPPPCAPTPQNTPYLPVSSHAHVPNNHITMTTHASAPYISIPPTCLPQTQTLPQMYMGIPASSAPYVGLPNNYGASFQPQATVRLPQTFMQNTSTRNSSPRPXPSNPAPVGKLDKLLERLGSQFPQCTRDQLTRVLQQIKSERGTMAGMSIDDVTQQVSQRLAQNQRLPPGPIAPPSGARAFPGSVGPIQRPIAQPVRHMRPHFRAPVAQVFHTRPPQSPARRFCLMCQNPVDAGSQYNTNCSHMMHKDCVSVWLKTSKNNSCPFCPSK